The genomic DNA CTGTTTCGCGAGCGCGATGATTGCACCATAGGCGGCAATCTCGTAATGCTCCACCTTTTGTGCGGCGCCAATCAGTCCGGCATCGAGGACCGGCCCACGCTCGACGCCATCGATGAGCTCCTGACCTTCCTCGACCAGCCCTTCCATCGCGACGCATTTGACCCGTTTGAGTCGGATCTCGCAAGATTCAACAACCTGGTCCAGCCGCTCGATCTGGCCTCGCGTTTCGTCCAAGTGAGTCAGAAAGGCCGCGCTCAGATCGGGATTTGTGGCCGCGCGGGCAAGCTTCGGCAGTGACTTTGTCATCTGCTTCTCCGCGCTGTATATGTCGGATAGCGAATGGATGAACAGATCGCTAATAGTCTTGATGGTCATGGCTGACTCCGTGAACTGAAAAATCGATATGTGATGC from Paraburkholderia edwinii includes the following:
- a CDS encoding ferritin-like domain-containing protein; the encoded protein is MTIKTISDLFIHSLSDIYSAEKQMTKSLPKLARAATNPDLSAAFLTHLDETRGQIERLDQVVESCEIRLKRVKCVAMEGLVEEGQELIDGVERGPVLDAGLIGAAQKVEHYEIAAYGAIIALAKQLGETHAVTLLLQTLKEEKATDEKLSLLAEEEAAAEALGK